The following are encoded together in the Triticum dicoccoides isolate Atlit2015 ecotype Zavitan chromosome 6B, WEW_v2.0, whole genome shotgun sequence genome:
- the LOC119322687 gene encoding uncharacterized protein LOC119322687 isoform X1: MQYHHRSRLPPPPPPPFGRGSGAVYPGGHKQLYAPQTPPRPPLLAPPHRRYEVLMEAGRLAAEYLVSTGVLPPSSLQRGGGDPWAVPPPPLPQPRQEPPAFYDWRRYDDVYSNNPGTRPRRNSSITSCCTNRDDYSNGGSYNGRWKRKYGEYRMGYPGRGREREEERARSNSNGRRYEEDKDEDGAPGFQRDRRSSVENDESRRCVTDEVKEAAPFMEKAVGQLEMKDTGLNADVRKNADALLELQAENEGEMKENKILSSELEMDPNGDVNNTSIVVVMEADAKLLPDGKVVGEKAEDNNKVLCDRIALNDDMKILENGLHVDRRSLLKHYDFAKAPTKPSSCHAHRKLVTETVDLVSSREGSQMVADEAANERSLTNIQPYNREDQIYQECTVSKTAYKEITMEPMLLQENKTLVVTENMREYKNDAQLHVVQEYKEEQDVSSLTIYQKHNLMQENDLSPLSASRKGGLMQETNLSTLTGTQEDIMIEDANLSPLPDAHNDSLIAETNLSPMADAHNDSLIEESDQSPSTASHEVTLMQETDITQSLSLHKNNLNLQFKKGAQICDTEIVPKEVGLFEFSDQKNIVGADLFCNAGAETIIQMEEEEKLDQSSSFRTPNNPGFGQHSAPGYSVEPHKQLQEDFGANVGDIVGGTNNLCQVSLDNNSVQVFDIEDDMPIEGAGFDSSKAKNEMICSSMDVIMHPGIHTDDLPVIEDGYNLALSDYLAADIPCYTSLRPDLQAGICTNDSEGIPVMDDPIYGSLTDIGFMDVWSQPAEDFEKFF; this comes from the exons ATGCAGTACCACCACCGCAGCCgcctgccgccgcctcctccaccgccgttTGGCCGCGGCAGTGGTGCCGTGTACCCCGGCGGTCACAAGCAGCTGTACGCTCCTCAAACTCCTCCTCGGCCCCCGCTTCTTGCGCCGCCGCATCGCAGATACGAGGTGCTCATGGAGGCCGGCCGCCTCGCGGCCGAGTACCTGGTATCCACGGGCGTGCTCCCGCCGTCCTCCCtacagcgcggcggcggcgacccGTGGGCTGTTCCTCCTCCTCCACTGCCTCAACCGCGGCAGGAACCCCCCGCATTCTATGACTGGAGGAGGTACGATGATGTATATAGCAATAACCCTGGCACCCGGCCTAGGCGGAACAGTAGCATTACTAGTTGTTGTACTAATAGAGATGATTACAGTAATGGTGGTAGCTACAATGGGAGATGGAAGAGAAAGTATGGGGAGTACAGAATGGGGTATCCAGGTCGtggaagggagagggaggaggagagagcAAGGTCGAATTCGAATGGTCGACGATATGAGGAAGATAAGGACGAGGATGGTGCTCCTGGAtttcagagggatcggcggtccagTGTGGAGAATGACGAGTCTAGGAGATGTGTGACGGATGAGGTGAAAGAGGCGGCACCTTTCATGGAGAAGGCTGTAGGTCAGTTGGAGATGAAGGATACCGGATTGAATGCTGATGTTAGGAAGAATGCTGATGCTTTGCTGGAGTTGCAGGCTGAGAATGAAGGTGAGATGAAAGAGAATAAAATACTGAGTTCAGAATTAGAGATGGACCCTAACGGTGATGTCAATAACACTTCTATTGTAGTTGTTATGGAGGCAGATGCGAAGCTTTTGCCAGATGGTAAGGTTGTGGGTGAGAAAGCTGAAGATAACAACAAAGTTTTGTGTGACCGTATTGCCTTGAATGATGACATGAAAATTTTGGAAAATGGTTTGCATGTCGACAGGAGGAGTTTGCTTAAACACTATGACTTTGCAAAAGCTCCAACGAAGCCCAGCTCATGCCATGCACATAGAAAGTTAGTAACTGAAACGGTCGATCTAGTTTCTTCTAGAGAAGGTTCTCAGATGGTAGCCGATGAAGCAGCAAATGAGAGATCTTTGACTAACATCCAGCCATATAACAGAGAAGATCAAATCTACCAAGAATGTACTGTCTCTAAGACAGCTTACAAAGAAATAACAATGGAACCTATGCTTCTCCAAGAAAACAAAACATTAGTTGTTACTGAAAATATGAGAGAATACAAGAACGATGCACAACTCCATGTAGTCCaggaatacaaggaagaacaagatGTATCTTCTTTGACAATTTATCAGAAGCATAACTTGATGCAAGAAAACGACTTATCTCCATTGTCGGCTTCTCGCAAGGGTGGCTTGATGCAAGAAACCAACCTATCTACGTTGACAGGAACGCAGGAGGATATCATGATCGAAGATGCCAACCTATCTCCATTACCAGATGCTCACAATGATAGCTTGATTGCAGAAACCAACCTATCTCCAATGGCAGATGCACACAATGATAGCTTGATTGAAGAATCTGATCAATCTCCATCGACAGCTTCTCACGAAGTTACCTTGATGCAAGAAACTGACATAACTCAGTCATTATCTTTACATAAAAATAACTTAAATCTACAATTTAAGAAAGGAGCCCAGATTTGTGATACTGAAATTGTGCCAAAAGAAGTGGGCTTGTTTGAGTTTTCTGATCAGAAGAACATTGTTGGTGCTGATTTGTTTTGTAATGCCGGGGCTGAAACTATCATCcaaatggaagaagaagaaaagctggATCAATCCAGCTCATTCAGAACACCTAATAATCCTGGCTTTGGCCAACACTCTGCACCAGGATATTCAGTGGAGCCACATAAACAACTGCAAGAAGATTTTGGAGCTAATGTGGGAGACATTGTCGGTGGTACAAATAATTTGTGCCAAGTTTCATTAGACAATAACTCTGTCCAAGTATTTGATATAGAAGATGACATGCCAATTGAAGGTGCTGGCTTTGATTCTTCAAAAGCAAA GAACGAGATGATATGCTCTAGCATGGATGTCATAATGCACCCTGGCATACATACTGATGATCTTCCTGTAATTGAAGATGGTTACAATCTTGCACTTTCTGATTATCTAGCGGCTGATATACCATGCTACACATCATTGCGACCTGATCTTCAAGCTGGTATATGTACCAATGATTCTGAG GGCATCCCTGTCATGGATGATCCAATATATGGGTCTCTCACTGATATTG GTTTCATGGATGTTTGGAGCCAGCCAGCTGAGGACTTCGAGAAATTCTTCTAA
- the LOC119322687 gene encoding uncharacterized protein LOC119322687 isoform X2, which translates to MQYHHRSRLPPPPPPPFGRGSGAVYPGGHKQLYAPQTPPRPPLLAPPHRRYEVLMEAGRLAAEYLVSTGVLPPSSLQRGGGDPWAVPPPPLPQPRQEPPAFYDWRSNGGSYNGRWKRKYGEYRMGYPGRGREREEERARSNSNGRRYEEDKDEDGAPGFQRDRRSSVENDESRRCVTDEVKEAAPFMEKAVGQLEMKDTGLNADVRKNADALLELQAENEGEMKENKILSSELEMDPNGDVNNTSIVVVMEADAKLLPDGKVVGEKAEDNNKVLCDRIALNDDMKILENGLHVDRRSLLKHYDFAKAPTKPSSCHAHRKLVTETVDLVSSREGSQMVADEAANERSLTNIQPYNREDQIYQECTVSKTAYKEITMEPMLLQENKTLVVTENMREYKNDAQLHVVQEYKEEQDVSSLTIYQKHNLMQENDLSPLSASRKGGLMQETNLSTLTGTQEDIMIEDANLSPLPDAHNDSLIAETNLSPMADAHNDSLIEESDQSPSTASHEVTLMQETDITQSLSLHKNNLNLQFKKGAQICDTEIVPKEVGLFEFSDQKNIVGADLFCNAGAETIIQMEEEEKLDQSSSFRTPNNPGFGQHSAPGYSVEPHKQLQEDFGANVGDIVGGTNNLCQVSLDNNSVQVFDIEDDMPIEGAGFDSSKAKNEMICSSMDVIMHPGIHTDDLPVIEDGYNLALSDYLAADIPCYTSLRPDLQAGICTNDSEGIPVMDDPIYGSLTDIGFMDVWSQPAEDFEKFF; encoded by the exons ATGCAGTACCACCACCGCAGCCgcctgccgccgcctcctccaccgccgttTGGCCGCGGCAGTGGTGCCGTGTACCCCGGCGGTCACAAGCAGCTGTACGCTCCTCAAACTCCTCCTCGGCCCCCGCTTCTTGCGCCGCCGCATCGCAGATACGAGGTGCTCATGGAGGCCGGCCGCCTCGCGGCCGAGTACCTGGTATCCACGGGCGTGCTCCCGCCGTCCTCCCtacagcgcggcggcggcgacccGTGGGCTGTTCCTCCTCCTCCACTGCCTCAACCGCGGCAGGAACCCCCCGCATTCTATGACTGGAGGAG TAATGGTGGTAGCTACAATGGGAGATGGAAGAGAAAGTATGGGGAGTACAGAATGGGGTATCCAGGTCGtggaagggagagggaggaggagagagcAAGGTCGAATTCGAATGGTCGACGATATGAGGAAGATAAGGACGAGGATGGTGCTCCTGGAtttcagagggatcggcggtccagTGTGGAGAATGACGAGTCTAGGAGATGTGTGACGGATGAGGTGAAAGAGGCGGCACCTTTCATGGAGAAGGCTGTAGGTCAGTTGGAGATGAAGGATACCGGATTGAATGCTGATGTTAGGAAGAATGCTGATGCTTTGCTGGAGTTGCAGGCTGAGAATGAAGGTGAGATGAAAGAGAATAAAATACTGAGTTCAGAATTAGAGATGGACCCTAACGGTGATGTCAATAACACTTCTATTGTAGTTGTTATGGAGGCAGATGCGAAGCTTTTGCCAGATGGTAAGGTTGTGGGTGAGAAAGCTGAAGATAACAACAAAGTTTTGTGTGACCGTATTGCCTTGAATGATGACATGAAAATTTTGGAAAATGGTTTGCATGTCGACAGGAGGAGTTTGCTTAAACACTATGACTTTGCAAAAGCTCCAACGAAGCCCAGCTCATGCCATGCACATAGAAAGTTAGTAACTGAAACGGTCGATCTAGTTTCTTCTAGAGAAGGTTCTCAGATGGTAGCCGATGAAGCAGCAAATGAGAGATCTTTGACTAACATCCAGCCATATAACAGAGAAGATCAAATCTACCAAGAATGTACTGTCTCTAAGACAGCTTACAAAGAAATAACAATGGAACCTATGCTTCTCCAAGAAAACAAAACATTAGTTGTTACTGAAAATATGAGAGAATACAAGAACGATGCACAACTCCATGTAGTCCaggaatacaaggaagaacaagatGTATCTTCTTTGACAATTTATCAGAAGCATAACTTGATGCAAGAAAACGACTTATCTCCATTGTCGGCTTCTCGCAAGGGTGGCTTGATGCAAGAAACCAACCTATCTACGTTGACAGGAACGCAGGAGGATATCATGATCGAAGATGCCAACCTATCTCCATTACCAGATGCTCACAATGATAGCTTGATTGCAGAAACCAACCTATCTCCAATGGCAGATGCACACAATGATAGCTTGATTGAAGAATCTGATCAATCTCCATCGACAGCTTCTCACGAAGTTACCTTGATGCAAGAAACTGACATAACTCAGTCATTATCTTTACATAAAAATAACTTAAATCTACAATTTAAGAAAGGAGCCCAGATTTGTGATACTGAAATTGTGCCAAAAGAAGTGGGCTTGTTTGAGTTTTCTGATCAGAAGAACATTGTTGGTGCTGATTTGTTTTGTAATGCCGGGGCTGAAACTATCATCcaaatggaagaagaagaaaagctggATCAATCCAGCTCATTCAGAACACCTAATAATCCTGGCTTTGGCCAACACTCTGCACCAGGATATTCAGTGGAGCCACATAAACAACTGCAAGAAGATTTTGGAGCTAATGTGGGAGACATTGTCGGTGGTACAAATAATTTGTGCCAAGTTTCATTAGACAATAACTCTGTCCAAGTATTTGATATAGAAGATGACATGCCAATTGAAGGTGCTGGCTTTGATTCTTCAAAAGCAAA GAACGAGATGATATGCTCTAGCATGGATGTCATAATGCACCCTGGCATACATACTGATGATCTTCCTGTAATTGAAGATGGTTACAATCTTGCACTTTCTGATTATCTAGCGGCTGATATACCATGCTACACATCATTGCGACCTGATCTTCAAGCTGGTATATGTACCAATGATTCTGAG GGCATCCCTGTCATGGATGATCCAATATATGGGTCTCTCACTGATATTG GTTTCATGGATGTTTGGAGCCAGCCAGCTGAGGACTTCGAGAAATTCTTCTAA